Proteins from a single region of Campylobacter concisus:
- a CDS encoding multidrug effflux MFS transporter, with protein MKKENSKLFLLLFLGALSAFGPFVTDLYLPALPAITEWFKTSVTATQLTITTSMAGLAIGQLIVGPISDKFGRKLPLTISLIVYTISTIFIFFAQNIQFFIFMRIIQGLASAGSLVISRAVVSDLYKGHEMTKFFSLMMVVNGLAPILSPIGGSLLLKFTDWRGIFMALTIIGILLFIANFYFKESLSQSNRLKMPLLVTYSVFGKILRKKKFMLFVSIQTFAMGAMFAYIASSSFIFQEFYSLSPVSYSFCFASNGLGLVIGARLASLLNERKALKTGLFGTLFASVFIAFMLCFKFEVIGVIIAFFLLLLFTGFVLPTASSLAMNEGREYAGSASAILGFCPFFLGGVVSPLVGLGDIFYSTSIVILVCTLLALISFFRLKRGA; from the coding sequence ATGAAAAAAGAAAATTCCAAGCTATTTTTATTGCTATTTTTAGGCGCTCTCTCTGCCTTTGGACCATTTGTTACAGATCTTTATTTGCCAGCACTTCCGGCTATTACCGAGTGGTTTAAAACAAGTGTTACAGCTACGCAATTAACGATCACGACATCAATGGCAGGCTTAGCCATAGGTCAGCTAATAGTTGGCCCAATAAGTGATAAATTTGGCCGAAAACTGCCCCTTACCATCTCGCTCATCGTCTATACGATAAGCACTATTTTTATATTTTTTGCACAAAATATCCAGTTTTTTATCTTTATGAGAATTATTCAAGGGCTTGCAAGTGCCGGCAGCTTAGTCATCTCAAGAGCCGTTGTGAGCGACCTTTATAAGGGTCATGAAATGACTAAATTTTTTAGTCTTATGATGGTTGTAAATGGTCTTGCTCCGATACTCTCGCCAATTGGTGGCAGCTTGCTACTTAAATTTACCGACTGGCGCGGCATCTTTATGGCGCTAACCATCATTGGTATTTTGCTTTTTATCGCAAATTTTTATTTCAAAGAGAGCTTAAGTCAGTCAAATCGCTTAAAAATGCCTTTGCTAGTGACTTATAGTGTTTTTGGCAAAATTTTAAGAAAGAAAAAATTTATGCTTTTTGTAAGCATTCAGACATTTGCGATGGGTGCGATGTTTGCCTATATAGCGTCATCTTCGTTTATCTTTCAAGAATTTTATTCTCTAAGCCCAGTAAGCTATAGCTTTTGTTTTGCTTCAAATGGTTTAGGGCTTGTTATAGGAGCAAGGCTTGCTAGTCTTTTAAATGAGCGAAAAGCACTAAAAACTGGGCTTTTTGGTACCTTGTTTGCTAGCGTTTTTATTGCTTTCATGCTTTGTTTTAAATTTGAAGTGATCGGCGTCATTATCGCATTTTTCTTATTGCTTCTTTTTACAGGATTTGTCTTACCAACTGCTTCATCGCTAGCTATGAACGAAGGCAGAGAATACGCTGGCTCAGCCTCAGCGATACTTGGATTTTGCCCATTTTTCTTAGGCGGCGTCGTCTCTCCGCTAGTTGGGCTTGGTGATATATTTTATTCGACTTCTATTGTTATTTTAGTTTGCACATTACTTGCTTTGATATCATTTTTTAGGTTAAAAAGAGGTGCGTAA
- a CDS encoding uroporphyrinogen-III synthase, producing the protein MRKIYLISNTKMTDEGVVNLSVSKIEFLKFELKLSDYDVLVATSKNVFNALKFNNIKAINLSVFAIANSCAAAAREFGFSEIYTGKNAHGDDFAREILPLLKGKKVLYLKGKDSASNFLEILQDGGVNIKAIVAYENVLNPCKMELKPPKNSILIFASPLNVKNFLNNFGWDESYQVISIGKVTAKELKFTEPIVSQSQDINACIALAKTLL; encoded by the coding sequence GTGCGTAAAATTTATCTTATTTCAAATACAAAAATGACTGATGAGGGCGTTGTAAATTTAAGCGTTAGCAAGATCGAGTTTTTAAAATTTGAACTAAAATTAAGTGACTATGATGTGCTGGTAGCTACTTCTAAAAATGTTTTTAATGCATTAAAATTTAACAATATAAAAGCTATAAATTTGTCAGTCTTTGCCATCGCAAATAGTTGTGCGGCAGCCGCAAGAGAGTTTGGATTTAGTGAAATTTATACCGGAAAGAACGCTCACGGAGATGACTTTGCAAGAGAAATTTTGCCACTTTTAAAAGGTAAAAAGGTTCTTTATCTAAAAGGTAAAGATAGCGCTTCAAATTTCTTAGAAATTTTACAAGATGGCGGAGTAAATATAAAGGCGATTGTCGCCTATGAAAATGTCTTAAATCCTTGCAAAATGGAGCTAAAACCACCAAAAAATAGTATCTTGATCTTTGCTTCTCCACTAAATGTCAAAAATTTTCTTAATAATTTTGGTTGGGATGAGAGTTATCAAGTGATAAGCATTGGAAAGGTCACTGCAAAAGAGCTAAAATTTACCGAGCCAATAGTGAGCCAAAGTCAAGATATAAACGCCTGTATCGCGCTTGCCAAAACATTACTTTAA
- a CDS encoding cupin domain-containing protein — protein MSKIYNLNADTKVVAKSVVSKRIFDCENAHVDVFAFDTGEELDHEMLFCDSLAWVVEGGASLYYGEKQMHIGGEQACLIEKKVWRKLVFNEPTKYISIDFKEDLMIDHLPKAAIFSLVDAVEYEKGKIVSKTLVKNENGSMSLLSFDTNQELSTHAAPGDALLIALDGEMKLTIGDEHFDIKKGDTIVLPGKIPHGLKIKDKFKMLLIVTKDKM, from the coding sequence ATGAGTAAAATTTACAATCTAAACGCCGATACGAAAGTCGTCGCAAAAAGTGTTGTTAGTAAGAGAATTTTTGATTGCGAGAATGCTCATGTCGATGTATTTGCTTTTGATACGGGCGAGGAGCTAGATCATGAGATGCTGTTTTGTGACAGTCTCGCATGGGTTGTGGAGGGCGGTGCTAGCCTATACTACGGCGAAAAGCAGATGCATATAGGTGGCGAGCAAGCTTGCCTGATAGAGAAAAAAGTGTGGCGCAAGCTAGTTTTTAATGAACCAACGAAATATATTTCAATTGATTTTAAGGAGGATTTAATGATAGATCATTTACCTAAGGCAGCTATTTTTAGCTTAGTTGATGCAGTCGAATACGAAAAAGGCAAAATCGTGAGCAAAACGCTTGTAAAGAACGAAAACGGCTCAATGTCATTACTTAGTTTTGACACAAACCAAGAGCTCTCAACTCACGCAGCTCCAGGCGATGCGCTACTTATTGCACTTGATGGCGAGATGAAGCTAACTATTGGTGATGAACATTTTGATATCAAAAAAGGCGATACCATCGTACTACCAGGCAAAATACCACACGGATTAAAGATAAAAGATAAATTTAAAATGCTCTTAATCGTCACTAAAGACAAAATGTAA